GCCCTGTAAAGTGTCATATACCAAACCTCGGTACTTAAGATAGTCTTTCAATATTTTCGGTATGTGAAATCTCTACTCTAGGATATATATTAcatcggagccaccgtggtgcaatggttagcatgccatgcatacacaaggtcgtgggttcgattcctgcttcgaccgaacaccaaaaagtttttcagcggtggattatcccacctcagtaatgctggtgacatttctgagggtttcaaagcttctcttagtggtttcactgcaatgtggaacgacgttcggactcggctataaaaaagaggtcccctgtcattgagcttaacatggaatcgggcagcactcagtgatatgagagaagttcaccaatgtggtatcacaatggactgaacctATGTCGGTCAACCTTAAGCGTTCTTAATATCGGGAGTCATCAGTAGAATTATAGGGCTCGAAGTGTGATTGCCCTGTTGTGTCGCCTGGACGGCATCTGATACTTCCTTAAGGGATCCTAGTGCCGTTTTTCCAGATCTAAATCCATATTGTTCCGCGGACAGACTCCCAACAATCCTGATATCCTAGTCATGTCTTGGTTTGATGAGCCAATTCAAGTTAATCTAATTtactaattaataatttaattgtaattaCTTGTTCTATTGAATGACGAAACATTTCATactatttacgatttttttctttttcttgatgaaactttttctttatattaCTGAATTCTTTTGAAATATCCTGCGAAATATTTCTTAATGCATACCTCCACAGATTTCGACAAATCCAAATTATCAATGGATATACGAACTTCCCCAATGATATCATTATGGGAGTATCGATCATAATCCAGAACTTGTAAGATTAACTCCTTGCCTTGTAGTTGATCACGGGAAACCGGAAATTTGAAATGTTGATTAAAGTAAGGATTCGATTCTCCACGATGTATTTGGGTTTGTCGTTTACGTTTGTCCACTTCAGGGTCCAATAAGAGACGGACATAGGGATCCCGAAAACCACCTTCTTCAATAGGGCACAAATTGTGAGCTATAATAGAGCGAAATAAgatgtttaaattatttttttttcatttttcattctCTCATATCGTACCTTCAATCAAATGTACAGTTAAATCAAATAAATGATAATCATATTTGACCCTTAAATGAAGTCGACCTAAGGCAGGACTATTCTCTGGGGCATTTAAATAAATCGGTCCATCCGGTCCTCTGTAGAGATCAGGTTGTATGGCACCTAATGGTGAGGCTGGTCCCAAATTTGGGTCAACATTGGGTTGTACCCTGGGCGGTATAAGTAATGGTGAAATGCATCGTCCTCCATGTTTACTGCTATGGGGAGAAGTTAGCGTAGCATTGGGTATACTAGACAATGAGGTTAAGCTATTCTGCGAAGGACTGGGTGTACGCAAATCACTGACCTCTGCCGCTATTTGGCTAGCTGCTCGAGCATCCAGAGATATGGTGCGCATGGGACTGGGGGTACGGGCCAGCTGGCGAAAGGAATAAGTGAAATTATTTGCATTCTTATAAGATCCAAGCTAAGCTATACAGACACTTACGTAGTAGGGAAATATTGATTCGGTAGGCAATGAGCTGCGACCATCTGGACCAAATGTTCGTATTTGTGGTGATGAACCACGATGGCACTagaaagagaaaacaaaacacGAGAAAAATGTTACTAATTAAACTCATCAAGAATTTTTCAtcttaagtatatatagccgtaagttcggccaggccgaatcttatgtaccctccaccatgaattgcgtagaaacttctacgaaagactgtcatccacaatcgaattaattgggttgtggtatcttaaaacttcttaacatcgttttctaaattgtgagttagtccatacgtggtaatagacaaaaaaagtatgtatagataagtctacaaataattacgaatcgatatggacttttgcacggtacgtagagagccagaattgaaatatggggttcgcttatatgtgggctatatacaattatgaacttgatatggaccaattttttgtgattggggatcgatttttctgagggctatatgtaactatagactgatatggtcctagttaggcatggttgttaactgactcggatgaaatttgctcctccaagtggctcgaaaacaaaatctcgggatcggtttataatggggctatatatgattatggactgatatggaccacttttggcatggttgttaattatcatatactaacatcacgtaccaaatttcaaccgaatcggatgaattttgctcttccacgaggctccggaagtcaaatctggtgatcggtttatatgggagctatatataattatggaccgatttcgaccaatttttgcatgggtgtttgaggtcatatattaacaccaccaaatttcaaccgaatcggttgaattttgctcttccacgaggctccggaagtcaaatctggggatcggtttatatggggcctttaTATAATTGTGGtccgatttagaccaatttttgcatggttattagggaccatatactaacaccatgtaccaaatttcagccggatccgatgaaatttgcttctcttagaggcttcgcaagccaaatcgggggatcggtttatatgcgggctatatataattatggaccgatgtggaccaatttttgcatggttattagagatcatataccaacaccatgtaccaaatttcagccggatccgatgaaatttgcttctcttagaggcttcgcaagccaaatcgggggatcggtttatatgcgggctatatataattatggaccgacgtggaccaatttttgcatggttgttaaagatcatataccaacaccatgtaccaaatttcagcaggatcggatgaaatttgcttctcttataggctcggcaagccaaatcgggggatcggtttatatgggggctatgtataattatggaccgatgtggaccaatttttgcatggttgttagagaccatatactaacaccatgtacaaaatttcagccggatcggatgaaatttgcttctcttagaggaccagcaagccaaatttgggggtccgtttatatgggggctatacgtaaaagttgaccgatatggcccatttgcaataccatgcgacctacatcaataacaactatttgtaccAAGTTTTaagtagatagcttgtttcgttcggaagttatcgtgattttaacagacagacagacggacggacggacatgctcagatcgactcagaatttcaccacgacccagaatatatatactttatggggtcttagagcaatatttcgatgtgttacaaacggaattttataccgtccaccatcctatggtggagggtataacaagtatttaTAATCAACCATCTAATTTCCAGGAAAATATATGCCCAATATTACTTCCAGCGTCTCCGCCCTTAAcgagctagtaccttccgtagtctggaagcctcggatatATTTTCaagacttttatcaaaattttatttcaaatttcaattttgtcaaaattttatttccatgcaaatttatgccaaaattttatttctaaagaaaattttattttttattttttttttaatttgtcaaatttcttttctatagaaaattttgacaaaattttatttctatagaaaattttgtcaaaattttatttccatggaaatttatgtcaaaattttatttctaaagaaaattttataaattctttgtTTTGAATTagtcaaatttcttttttatagaaaattttgtcaaaattttatttctatagcaaattttgtcaaaattttatttctgtagaaaattttgtcaaaattttatttctatagaaaattttgtcaaaattttatttctatagaaaattttgtcaaaattttatttctatggaaaattttgtcaaaattttatttctttagaaaattttgtcaaaattttattcctatagaaaattctgtcaaaattttatttctatagaaaattttgtcaacattttatttctatggaaaattttgtcaaaattttatttctttagaaaattttgtcaaaattttattcctatagaaaattttgtcaaaaatttttttctgtagaaagttttgtcaaatttttattttttgagaaaattttgacaagattttatttctatagaaaattttatttccatagaaaattttgtaaaaattttatttctatagaaaattttgtcaaaattttattcctatagaaaattttatgaagcatttgtttctatttatgtcaaaattttatttctaaagaaaattttataatttttttttaatttgtaaaatttcttttctatagaaaattttgtcgaaatgttatttctatagaaaatttatttcaaaattttatttctatagaaaattctgtcaaaattttatttccatggaaatttatgtaaaaattttatttctaaagaataaattataaaatttataaattttttttggaatttgtcaaatttcttttctatagaaaattttgtcaaaattttattcctatagaaaatttagcaaacatttatttctatagaaaattttgtcaaaagtttagtcctatagaaagttttgtaaaaattttatttctacagagaattgtgtcaaaattttattcctatagacaatttagcaaacatttatttctacagaaaattttgttaaaattctatttctatagaaaattgtgtcaaaattttgtttctatggaaaattgtgtcaaaattctatttctatagaaatatttgttaaaattttatttctatagaaaattttgtcaaaattatacaatagcaaattttgtcaaaattttatttctagagaaaattttgacaaaattttgtttctaaagcaaaagttgacaacattttatttctatagaaaattttgtgaaaattctatttctatagaaatatttgttaaatttttttttctatagaaaattttgtcaaaatttttttctatagaaaattttgtagcaattttatttctatagaaaattttgtcaaaattttatttctatagaaaattttgtcaaaattttatttctatagaaatatttgttaatttttttttctatagaaaattttatcaaaatttttttctatagaaaattttgtcacaattttatttctatagaaaattttgtcaaaattttatttctatagaaaattttgtcaaaattttatttctatagaaaattgtgacaaaattttatttctatagaaaatgttgtcaacattttatttctatggaaaattttgtcaaaattttatttctttagaaaattttgtcaaaattttattcctatagaaaattttgtcaaaaatttttttctgtagagagctttgtcaaattttttttctataaaaaattttgtcaacattttattcctataaaaaattttgtcaaaattatttctatagaaaattatgtcacaattttgttttttgaaaaaattttgacaagattttatttctatagaaaattttatttgacaaaatttttatagaaaattttgtcaaaattttattcctatagaaaaatttatgaagcacttGTTtctatttatgtcaaaattttatttctaaagaaaattttataatttttttttttttttaatttgtaaaatttcttttctatagaaaattttgtcgaaatgttatttctatagaaaatttatttcaaaattttatttctatagaaaattctgtcaaaattttatttccatggaaatttatgtaaaaattttatttctaaagaaaattttataaattttttttttggaatttgtcaaattccttttctatagaaaattttgtcaaaattttattcctatagaaaatttagcaaacatttatttctatagaaaattttgtcaaaagtttagtcctatagaaaattttgtaaaaatttgatttctacagagaattgtgtcaaaattttattcctatagaaaatatagcaaacatttatttctatagaaaattttgttaaaattctatttctatagaaaattgtgtcaaaattttatttctatggaaaattgtgtcaaaattctatttctatagaaatatttgttaaaattttatttctatagaaaattttgtcaaaattatacaatagcaaattttgtcaaaattttatttctagagaaaattttgacaaaattttgtttctaaagcaaaagttgacaacattttatttctatagaaaattttgtcaaaattctatttcgatagaaatatttgttaattttttttctatagaaaattttgtcaaaatttttttctatagaaaattttgtcacaattttatttctatagaaaattttgtcaaaattttatttctatagaaaattttgtcaaaattttatttctatagaaaattgtgacaaaattttatttctatagaaaattttgtcaaaattttatttctataggaaattttgtcaaaattttatccctatagaaaattttgacgaaattttattcatatagaaaatttacgaaCTACCTCTttgggaggaatattttgcaaaatcaagaAGTCTACCCATctagcagaaaaaaatttatcatttttggtagaattctgccaacgTGGGGCCATTTACTTACCGATTGTCTTGATGGTGCACTATCAACACTCGATTGGCTTGATATTGAAGGTGTACGTTGTAGTCTTGGCGGATAAGATCTCGATTGATGGTGTAAATGCAAGGGACTATGTAACGCTTCAGATGGCCCACGTAAAATATCGGCATTGACATTGTGAGACGAGCCCAAATTTGCTTGTGGATGTATGTGTTGAGATTCTTTTGTAAAATTCACTTCCTGTAAAAGGAGaacaaagtttctttaaatgaaGACAATATCTGGAAATAATGTTGGCAATAAACTTTAAACATTTTTGGTCAAATCAAATCAAGAATTCTTGtctcaaaaaataatataaaattatgataataatagttaaaaaaaaattgcacaaaataaaatttatgttttagtcgcacaaaaatatttaagataATAATCTTGTTGTATTTGTACGGCAAAAATAAATCCATTTTTTAAGAGGacaatattaacattttatttatttatataaaaatatttttttctgcattAAAGTCACTTCTTGAATATTTGATCTCAAACTACGATATGGCCAACGCTAAATCGCTTCAAATCGACTGTAACCATgatgaaatttatttgctttttaGTTCATCGCAGATCAATTATTTGGAAGGATATATTTTCAATCATAGCTATTAAATATTAAacctgaaatttttgaaaactatatatatatatatttcaccatATATACCTGTTCCGAATCCGTGTGCAATTCATAACTATCCGTTACACTGCAAATACCACTCGTATTCGACGTTATAGACGAAGCCGATGGCGGTGGTGTCATTGGTTGGGATAATGGTGGTGTTTGCGCTGTTGTTGTTGATCCAGTAGTTGCATTGTTTGTTGTGCTATTACATTGTTGAGATGTCGATGGTGTGTCCTCCGAATTGCGATCCAATGTAACCTTACGCACTGCACCGACACGTTCTTTGGCCATTCTTGACCATGACTCAATACGTTTGTGGGCGAGCCAGCATGCAGCTGGACCAAGACCACTCattatttgtgaaaatattttggcaatttgttaaaaaaacccaaaggaattttaaaaatatttcgaatAGGCAGGAGGTTTATTCGTTTCGTTGAAATTATGGAAGGATtttataatgattttttttaaatttcaaagttCCAAGGTCATTGATCCAATTTTGCTAAGTACTCtaattgtatataaaataataaggaTTACGATTGTATTGGTTTGCTATTAAATCAAGATTCACTTTTGATTTTGGTGTGGTGTGGTTTAATAATTAGCGTAAATatataattcaaatttgtttagtttaatttaatttttttttataccctccatcataggatgggggtatattaactttgtcattccgtttgtaacacatcgaaatattgctctaagaccccataaagtatatatattctgggtcgtggtgaaattctgagtcgatctaagcatgtccgtccgtccgtctgttgaaatcacgctaacttccgaacgaaacaagctatcgacttgaaacttggcacatgtagttgttattgatgtaggtcggatggtattgaaaatgggccatatcggtccacttttacgtatagcccccatataaagggaccctcagatttggcttgtggagcctctaacagaagcatatttcatcggatccagctgatatttggtatatggtgttggtatatggtctctaacaaccatgcaaaaattggtcaacatcggttcataattatatatagccccgatataaaccgatccgcagatttggcttacgaagtctccaagagaagcaaatttcatccaatccggttgtaatttggaacatggtgttagtatatgatctttaacaaccgtgccataattggtccatatcggtccataataatatatagcccccatataaaacgttctccagatttgacctccggagcctcttggaggggcaaaattcatccgatccggttcaaattaggaacgtggtgttagtatatggtcgctaacaaccataccaaaattggtccaatcacacaaaaattggtccatatcggttcataatcatggttgccactagagccaaaaataatctaccaaaattttatttctagagaaaattttgtcaaaattttatttctatagaaaattttgtcaaaattttatttctagagaaaattttgttaaaattttattcggttcataataaaattttcatcattgtcaaaattttatttctatagaaaattttgtcaaaattttatttctatagaaaaattggttcaaattttattcgattcataatcatggttgccactcgagccaaaaataatctaccaagattttatttctatagaaaattttgtcaaaagtttatttctatagaaaatttttttaaaattttatttctgtagaaattttgtcaaaattttgtttctatagaaaattttgtcaaaatttttatttctatagaaaattttgtgaaaattttatttctatagaaaattttgttaaaattttatttctgtagaaaattttgtcaaaattttatgtttactttgtcaaactgaattatatacgtattggatcgatcttttttgatttaatatataccacgtatggacttacatacaatttagaagatggtgttaggaggttttaagataccttgccatcggcaagcgttaccgcaacttaagtaattcgatcgtggatggcagtgtttagaagaagtttctacgcaatccatgatggagggtacataagcttcggcctggccgaacttacggccgtatatacttgttattattttattttactttatttgtaatttaatttagtttaattaatgGATTAATATTATTTACAGATTTCTGCAATATTATGTCtacgtagaaaactttgttgcccgcagtgttgccaatttggtgcttttagcaccaaatttagtgctttttgatttctaaaaagcaccaaattgcctttttggtg
This is a stretch of genomic DNA from Haematobia irritans isolate KBUSLIRL chromosome 4, ASM5000362v1, whole genome shotgun sequence. It encodes these proteins:
- the Sytbeta gene encoding synaptotagmin beta, producing MSGLGPAACWLAHKRIESWSRMAKERVGAVRKVTLDRNSEDTPSTSQQCNSTTNNATTGSTTTAQTPPLSQPMTPPPSASSITSNTSGICSVTDSYELHTDSEQEVNFTKESQHIHPQANLGSSHNVNADILRGPSEALHSPLHLHHQSRSYPPRLQRTPSISSQSSVDSAPSRQSCHRGSSPQIRTFGPDGRSSLPTESIFPYYLARTPSPMRTISLDARAASQIAAEVSDLRTPSPSQNSLTSLSSIPNATLTSPHSSKHGGRCISPLLIPPRVQPNVDPNLGPASPLGAIQPDLYRGPDGPIYLNAPENSPALGRLHLRVKYDYHLFDLTVHLIEAHNLCPIEEGGFRDPYVRLLLDPEVDKRKRQTQIHRGESNPYFNQHFKFPVSRDQLQGKELILQVLDYDRYSHNDIIGEVRISIDNLDLSKSVEIWGDLLRTKKPPEDRPELLCSLNYLPQAERLTVVIMKAKNLDTIQETYVKLYLIQNGKRVKKRKTSISKSEDPTHPTWNEPFTFNLQSSYLHNAAIEIYVVSAGGESQDIGSIGLGPQESGTGCQHWHDMINNARKPTAMWHYIR